In one window of Gopherus evgoodei ecotype Sinaloan lineage chromosome 9, rGopEvg1_v1.p, whole genome shotgun sequence DNA:
- the GPR119 gene encoding glucose-dependent insulinotropic receptor — protein sequence MDGFAFGVVLAVLASLIIATNILVAFALFRLIQKNGCTGLYFVFNLAVADFLVGITITGLVTDELSTHSHPPSKMFCILRMAFIISPSAASILTMIMVTFDRYLAIKQPFQYFRIMSGLVVGACIVGLWLAACFIGLLPVLVQGFQQTYEGKCTFFGVFRPTYMLTIFCIGFFPALFIFIYLYCDILKIASLHVQHIREVAQVGLSGNSPLPHNTSDMKAVRTVAILIGCFVLSWSPFFIASIVKTVCQKCLPYDVIERYLWLLGLCNSLLNPLIYAYWQKAVRLQIYQLCLCMKRKVFPLFHMESGPWVPNRGSAPIRAISHPQFQE from the coding sequence ATGGATGGCTTTGCATTTGGAGTGGTTCTTGCTGTTTTGGCCTCTCTCATTATTGCTACAAACATACTTGTTGCTTTTGCTTTGTTTCGGCTGATCCAGAAGAACGGCTGCACAGGGCTGTATTTTGTCTTTAACCTTGCAGTTGCAGACTTTTTGGTTGGCATCACAATCACCGGGCTGGTCACAGACGAGCTTTCCACACACAGTCACCCCCCATCGAAGATGTTCTGCATCCTGAGGATGGCCTTCATCATCTCCCCTTCAGCTGCCTCCATACTCACCATGATCATGGTGACTTTTGACAGATACTTGGCCATTAAACAACCTTTCCAGTATTTCCGAATCATGAGTGGCCTGGTAGTTGGTGCCTGCATTGTGGgtctctggctggctgcctgctttatTGGCCTTCTACCAGTACTAGTGCAGGGCTTTCAGCAGACCTACGAAGGGAAGTGCACTTTCTTTGGGGTCTTCCGACCCACATACATGCTCACCATCTTCTGTATCGGGTTCTTCCCAGCTTTGTTCATTTTCATTTACCTGTATTGTGACATCCTGAAAATTGCCTCTCTGCATGTACAGCACATCCGAGAAGTGGCGCAGGTTGGGCTGTCGGGGAACAGTCCTTTGCCTCATAACACCAGTGACATGAAAGCAGTGAGGACTGTGGCTATTCTCATTGGGTGCTTTGTGCTGTCTTGGTCCCCTTTCTTCATAGCTAGCATTGTGAAGACCGTGTGCCAGAAATGCCTCCCGTATGATGTCATTGAGAGGTACCTATGGCTGCTGGGACTCTGCAATTCTCTGCTGAACCCGCTGATCTACGCCTACTGGCAgaaggcagtgcggctgcagatCTACCAGCTGTGCTTGTGCATGAAGAGGAaagttttccctctcttccacatGGAGAGTGGCCCTTGGGTTCCCAACAGGGGTTCAGCGCCGATTCGTGCCATATCCCACCCACAATTCCAGGAGTGA